Proteins encoded within one genomic window of Glycine soja cultivar W05 chromosome 1, ASM419377v2, whole genome shotgun sequence:
- the LOC114416486 gene encoding disease resistance protein RML1A-like has product MANSSSGASQMKFVLVLFLLFISGLMDVASEQMPADSVPQIKYDVFVNFRGEDIRHSFLGYLTEAFYQKQINAFVDDKLEKGDEIWPSLVGAIQGSSISLTIFSENYTSSRWCLDELVKILECREKYGQIVIPVFYGVNPTDVRHQKGSYGEALAQLGKKYNLTTVQNWRNALKKVADLSGIKSFDYKTEVELLGEIINIVNLVLTSLDKFDPESSRLIGIDKQIQHLESLLHQESKYVRVIGIWGMGGIGKTTIAEEIFSKLRSEYDGYYFLANVKEESSRQGTIYLKRKLFSAILGEDVEMDHMPRLSNYIKRKIGRMKVLIVLDDVNDSNLPEKLFENHDWFGRGSRIIITTRDKQVLIANKVDDIYQVGALNNSEALELFSLYAFNQNHFDMEYYKLSEMVVNYAKGIPLVLKVLGRLLCGKDKEVWESQLHKLENMPNTDIYHAMRLSFDDLDRKEQKILLDLACFFIGLNLKLDSIKVLLKDNERDDSVVAGLERLKDKALVTISEDNVISMHDIIQEMAWEIVRQESIEDPGNRSRLIDPNDVYEVLKYNKGTEAIRSIRANLPAIQNLQLSPHVFNKMSKLQFVYFRKNFDVFPLLPRGLQSFPAELRYLSWSHYPLISLPENFSAENLVIFDLSGSLVLKLWDGVQNLMNLKVLTVAGCLNLKELPDLSKATNLEFLEISSCSQLLSMNPSILSLKKLERLSAHHCSLNTLISDNHLTSLKYLNLRGCKALSQFSVTSENMIELDLSFTSVSAFPSTFGRQSNLKILSLVFNNIESLPSSFRNLTRLRYLSVESSRKLHTLSLTELPASLEVLDATDCKSLKTVYFPSIAEQFKENRREILFWNCLELDEHSLKAIGFNARINVMKSAYHNLSATGEKNVDFYLRYSRSYQVKYVYPGSSIPEWLEYKTTKDYLIIDLSSTPHSTLLGFVFSFVIAESKDHNRAVFLDYPFYITVSEGEGESEKGGIDIFVSHTVRVESGVCVMYDQECSHYLHSRAKNQTRLKIKVTTKEVAPSDSKRGLELKGFGVTPITYSVYQNFIQEINSSADHSFNQQVNTSADHSFIQQTNSPANHSFIQQTNSSANHSFIQQINTSADHSFIQQVNFSADHIFIQQMEVPSSMLFTQILAIIIILLIPFWFLVVKRRRL; this is encoded by the exons ATGGCAAATTCATCTTCCGGAGCTTCTCAAATGaaatttgttcttgttctttttcTCCTGTTTATTTCCGGATTGATGGATGTAGCATCAGAGCAAATGCCAGCAGATAGCGTTCCTCAGATAAAGTATGATGTCTTTGTAAACTTTAGGGGCGAGGACATCCGTCACAGTTTTCTTGGTTATTTGACTGAGGCTTTTTATCAAAAGCAAATAAATGCCTTTGTAGATGATAAACTTGAGAAGGGAGATGAAATATGGCCTTCACTTGTTGGAGCAATTCAGGGATCATCGATTTCATTGACCATATTCTCCGAAAACTATACTTCTTCACGTTGGTGTTTGGATGAACTTGTGAAAATACTTGAGTGTAGGGAGAAATACGGACAAATTGTAATACCTGTTTTCTACGGTGTAAATCCCACAGATGTACGGCATCAGAAGGGGAGTTATGGAGAAGCTCTTGCTCAACTtggaaagaaatataatttgacCACCGTGCAAAACTGGAGAAATGCTTTAAAGAAGGTTGCTGATTTATCAGGGATAAAATCATTTGATTACAA GACTGAAGTTGAACTGCTTGGAGAAATCATCAACATTGTCAATCTTGTGTTGACGAGTTTGGATAAGTTTGATCCTGAATCAAGTAGACTTATAGGAATTGACAAACAAATTCAACATTTAGAATCACTGTTACATCAAGAATCAAAATACGTCCGTGTTATTGGAATTTGGGGTATGGGCGGTATTGGAAAGACAACAATTGCGGAAGAAATATTTAGCAAACTACGCTCCGAATATGATGGTTATTATTTTCTGGCAAATGTAAAGGAAGAATCAAGCAGACAAGGAACAATTTATTTGAAGAGAAAACTATTTTCTGCAATACTTGGAGAAGATGTGGAAATGGATCATATGCCTAGATTGTCAAATTATATTAAGAGAAAGATTGGTCGTATGAAGGTTTTAATTGTGCTTGATGATGTGAATGATTCAAATTTACcagaaaaattatttgaaaaccaTGATTGGTTTGGACGAGGTAGTAGAATTATTATTACAACCAGAGATAAACAAGTGCTTATCGCTAATAAAGTTGATGATATATACCAAGTTGGGGCCTTGAACAACAGTGAAGCACTTGAGCTTTTTAGTTTGTATGCctttaatcaaaatcattttgATATGGAGTATTATAAGCTTTCAGAGATGGTGGTCAATTATGCCAAAGGCATCCCATTGGTTCTTAAAGTTTTGGGTCGTCTTCTTTGTGGGAAAGATAAGGAAGTATGGGAAAGTCAGCTACACAAACTTGAAAACATGCCAAATACAGATATTTACCATGCAATGAGATTGAGTTTTGATGATCTAGATCGCAAAGAACAGAAGATTCTTTTAGATCTTGCATGTTTCTTCATAGGATTGAATTTGAAACTGGACAGCATAAAAGTTTTATTGAAAGACAATGAAAGAGATGATTCAGTGGTTGCTGGGTTAGAAAGGTTGAAAGATAAAGCTCTTGTAACCATTTCTGAAGATAATGTTATATCTATGCACGATATCATACAAGAAATGGCTTGGGAGATTGTGCGCCAAGAATCAATTGAGGATCCTGGAAACCGTAGCCGATTGATCGATCCTAATGACGTTTATgaagtattaaaatataacaag GGGACTGAGGCCATAAGAAGCATAAGAGCAAACTTGCCAGCAATTCAGAATCTGCAGTTAAGCCCTCACGTGTTTAACAAGATGAGCAAACTACAGTTTgtctattttagaaaaaattttgaTGTATTTCCTCTTCTTCCTCGTGGGCTTCAATCTTTCCCAGCTGAGCTAAGATATCTTTCTTGGTCGCATTACCCTCTGATATCTTTGCCAGAGAATTTTTCTGCCGAAAACCTTGTTATATTTGACTTGTCAGGTAGCCTAGTGTTAAAATTATGGGATGGAGTGCAG AACTTGATGAATTTGAAAGTACTTACAGTCGCGGGTTGTTTAAACTTGAAGGAGCTTCCAGACCTTTCGAAAGCCACAAatcttgaatttctggagaTCAGCTCTTGTTCTCAGTTGCTTAGTATGAATCCATCTATTTTGTCTCTCAAGAAGCTCGAGAGATTGTCTGCTCATCACTGTTCCCTTAACACGCTCATAAGCGATAATCATTTAACCTCCCTTAAATATCTCAACCTTCGAGGGTGCAAGGCACTAAGCCAATTTTCAGTGACATCAGAGAATATGATTGAACTAGATTTATCATTCACCAGTGTCAGTGCATTTCCCTCAACTTTTGGACGTCAAAGCAATCTCAAAATCCTAAGTCTTGTCTTCAATAACATTGAGAGCTTGCCTTCAAGCTTCAGGAATCTTACAAGATTGCGATATCTGAGTGTAGAAAGTTCCAGGAAGCTTCATACTCTGTCTCTAACAGAGCTTCCCGCATCCCTTGAAGTTCTTGATGCTACAGATTGCAAATCATTGAAGACTGTATACTTCCCATCAATTGCTGAACAATTCAAGGAAAATAGGAGAGAGATTCTCTTTTGGAATTGCTTGGAATTGGATGAACATTCTCTCAAGGCTATTGGCTTCAATGCACGTATTAACGTCATGAAATCTGCGTACCATAATTTATCTGCAACAGgtgaaaaaaatgttgatttcTATCTCAGATATAGTAGATCTTATCAAGTAAAGTATGTATATCCAGGAAGCAGCATTCCAGAGTGGTTGGAGTATAAGACAACAAaggattatttaattattgatcTTTCTTCTACTCCACACTCCACTCTGTTGGGCTTTGTTTTCAGCTTTGTTATTGCTGAGTCTAAGGATCACAACAGAGCAGTATTTCTTGACTATCCATTTTATATCACTGTCAGTGAAGGCGAGGGTGAAAGTGAAAAGGGTGGTATTGACATCTTTGTGTCTCACACAGTTAGGGTTGAATCCGGTGTGTGTGTGATGTATGACCAGGAATGTTCTCACTACCTACACAGTAGAGCCAAAAATCAGACACGGCTTAAAATAAAGGTTACAACAAAGGAAGTGGCTCCAAGCGATTCAAAACGGGGTCTGGAGTTAAAAGGGTTTGGGGTCACCCCAATAACTTACTCAGTATATCAGAATTTCATTCAAGAAATAAACAGCTCGGCTGATCATAGTTTCAATCAACAAGTGAACACCTCAGCTGATCACAGTTTCATTCAACAAACAAATTCCCCAGCAAATCACAGTTTCATTCAGCAAACAAATTCCTCAGCAAATCACAGTTTCATTCAGCAAATAAACACCTCAGCAGATCACAGTTTCATTCAACAAGTAAATTTCTCCGCAGACCACATTTTCATTCAACAGATGGAAGTGCCCAGCTCTATGCTTTTCACTCAAATACTTGCTATCATCATCATCTTGCTTATACCCTTCTGGTTTCTGGTTGTTAAGAGGCGCAGACTTTAA